AAGCATTATGTCGCAAAAGCTGTCCAGAGTACTTATTTTGTTAACTTGGCTGCTACCTGTCGTGTCAAGCGCTCCAATGTTCTTTGCCAACAACGTGGTGGAAATAAGTGGTGAGCTTCTGTGCCTCGAAGCTTGGCCTTCCCCATTTGACCCTGTTAAGGCGCACACAGACTACACGATCATCCTCTTCGTGTTGTTTTACGTGTTTCCATTAACTGCCATATCGTTTTTGTACAGTTTGGCCATCTTTAAGATTTGGCGAAGAAGAGTTCCTGGTAACCGTTCCACAGTGGCAACTGAAGCCTACTCAAGAAGCCGGCGAAAGGCATTAAAGGTGTTCATTTCAATAGTTGTTTGCTTCGCGCTCTGTTGGCTTCCTTATCACGTAACCTTCTTTTTATCGTCTTACAATGAGATCTATTTCAACTGTGGCCTTCCCAGAGATATCGACTTTATTGCTGAATTTTTCTCATACGCAATCAGTGCATTCAATCCATGCATATACTTGATATTGAACAAAGAATATCGCACGGGTAGTAAGCGCCTACTTTACAGTTGCTGCTTCAAGGGTTCTTCAACATTCATCCTGAGAGAGCTACGGGAACTGGACACTCGCGTATCGGCGTCTCCCAACTGCGTGCACAGATATCAGTCGATATCAAAAGTCCTAGGGTTCGTATTGCGAGGTTTCGACGAAGAAGAGTTCATTCACATCATGAAGACTTATCAAAAGGCGACGCCTTTGTTCTACCGTATAAATCAGCTAGAGCGGAATTTGAATCCGAAAACTGTAAAATAGACAAGTGAGATAATGAAAGTGGATTGTGATTGACCTTTGCACTCTTTTTAGCTAAGAAGTGGGTTTTGCGATACTTGGAAATGACCTGCTTTAAGAAGCTGTTAATGAGAATATATGATAATTCCTTTCTCTTGTTAAGTAAATCCACTAAACATCGTGCTAGTattgtttcaaatattttaacattaaaatattgaaagtTAAGGAGCAAATAATCAATCGAAAACGATTTTGAATTTATATTTGAATCGGTGGTTACGGCAAATAGGATGGCGTTAATGTAGATGGAATTATGTGAAGATTTTAGTGAATTGCTTTTCAAAAACTTCAGATACCCTGATGGATTTGTTTTCCATTGACCTAAATATCCTCGTTGGTCTGTTGTTGCCATTAAAAATAGTTACCCTTCCTTAAAACCGAGAAGAGGCATACGTGTTGTCTGCCATCATCTTGTAGCTATTGATAATTTAAGATGGTTTTAAATTTAGTAGTATATGCTCAATTGAAAGGAATAATATAAAAGCATTACCTGCAAATTTAAAGGCAAATTCAGAACTTTAaacatttagaaaaaaaaagcggtCCACGTGCATGGTGTTCCCCGCTATACACGGCAATTGAAAATAATTCCAAAATTAAGGAACAAAAGTAGAGGAAAAAACACCACTTTTTCAGTCAGGAAAGCCTGCTCGATTCCACATTTCTGAAACGGTTAATAAAATTGGTCATGGCAAGGGAGAAAGCTCCATTGAAGAAGAAATCTTCGATTGAGCTGTTGAACAGCCCATTTACTGTTTCATCCGTCAAAGGGTAATTTGAAACCTTTGTCCCTAGTAATTAATTGCTTTATGAAATCTTA
The nucleotide sequence above comes from Acropora muricata isolate sample 2 chromosome 12, ASM3666990v1, whole genome shotgun sequence. Encoded proteins:
- the LOC136893906 gene encoding substance-K receptor-like, which encodes MTSNITNDTDSFPGEKENDYLLDSCPPAKQVTPLENVSKITALIVIIIASLVGNILVITVSRRNRNLRTIAYSFVINMAIADLMSTVINMPESVIVEIRNTDQWFPGEVGVVMCKFWPFLQQVCAFCSVLSLLAISLDRYFAICLPFKSIMSQKLSRVLILLTWLLPVVSSAPMFFANNVVEISGELLCLEAWPSPFDPVKAHTDYTIILFVLFYVFPLTAISFLYSLAIFKIWRRRVPGNRSTVATEAYSRSRRKALKVFISIVVCFALCWLPYHVTFFLSSYNEIYFNCGLPRDIDFIAEFFSYAISAFNPCIYLILNKEYRTGSKRLLYSCCFKGSSTFILRELRELDTRVSASPNCVHRYQSISKVLGFVLRGFDEEEFIHIMKTYQKATPLFYRINQLERNLNPKTVK